The genomic interval CCTGTTTGTTGGCCTGATCGCCCTGGCGATCCCGGTCTGGGCCGCCATTGGCGTGGCGGCAATCACCATGTTGCTGATGTCCGGCGACCTGCCTCTCAGCCTTGTTGGCGAGAGCCTGTTCGACGGCATTGATGCGTTTGCCCTGACCGCCGTGCCGCTTTTCATACTGACCGGCGATGTTCTCGTCCGCGCGGGCCTGTCACGCAAGTTTCTCGACGTTGCAGAGGCGCTGACCTGCTGGGCCAAAGGCGGCTTTGGATCGGCGACTGTTCTGGTCTGCGGCATGTTCTCCGCCATTTCAGGGTCTGACGCGGCGGGGGCCGCCGCGGTCGGGCGGATGACGATCGAAAGGCTTGTCGAGTCGGGTTATTCGCGCCCATATGCCTGCGCACTTGTGGCGGCCGGTGCCTGTACGGGGATCCTGATTCCCCCCTCGATCGCCTATATCGTTATCGGACTTGTGCTTGGCATATCGGCATCCACACTGTTTCTGGCCGCTGTCATTCCCGGGCTTGCGATCCTGACGGCCATCCTGGTGACAAATATCATCATGAACCGCATACACGCCTATGAACAGGGCGGCCTGATCACCTTTTCCGAATGGTTCGCCAGACTGTCGGCTTCGGTGAAATCGGGATGGTACGCATTCATTGTTCCGGGAATCATTTTCTACGGCATTTTTTCCGGACGGCTGACACCCACCGAGGCGGGCGCGACAGCGGTGATCGTCACCATCATCATCGGCTTCATCCTGGGAACACTGAAGCTTTCGGATTTTCCGGCAATGCTGGTCAGTTCGGCCAAGGTGAACGGTGTCATCCTGCCTATCATCGCCTTTTCGCTGCCTTTGGCACAGGCACTTGCAATCATGGGCGTGCCACAGGGATTTGTCGGCGCCGCGACCTCGCTCACAGATGATCCCTATATGCTCATCCTGTTGATGATCGGCATTCTGATAGCAGCCGGTTGCGTCATGGAAACGACGCCGAACATCGTCATTCTCGCACCGATTCTCAAGCCACTTGCCGACAATATAGGCATGAACGAAATCCAGTTCTGCGTGATGATGATCACCGCGCTCGGCGTTGGTTTCATCACCCCCCCATTGGGGCTGAACCTGTTTGTGGTGTCGGGCATTACCGGTCAGTCCATCCTCGGCATAGCCGCACGCGCCGTGCCCTTTGTTCTTTGCATGCTTGTCGTTGTGTTGCTGATTGCGTTCGTACCGGCAATTTCGACAAGTCTTCTGCCTGAAATTTACCAATAGGGTTTCCAGACGATGACACGTATATATCTGAAAGAGTCACATCGCACATCGACGACCGACGCATCGGATGTCACGGCGACTGTTCAGAAAATTCTCAGCGATATCGAGGCTGGTGGCGATGCCACAGCGCTGGAATATGCCGCAAAATTCGACAAATATGATGGCAATATCCTGCTGACAGAGGACGAGATCGAGGCCGCGTGCAAGCTGGTGCCGGAAAAACTGAAGGACGACATCCGTTTTGCGCACGACAATGTCCGCCGTTTTGCCGAGCAGCAGAAAAAGACCATCGCCGATATCGAATATGAAATCGTGCCCGGTCTGGTTGCTGGCCAACGCGCCATACCGGTGAACGCCGCCGGCTGTTATATTCCCGGCGGCCGTTACAGCCATATCGCCAGCGCGGTGATGACAGTCACCACGGCCAAGGTAGCGGGCTGCAAGTCCATCATCGCATGCTCGCCACCACGACCGGGCGTCGGCATCGCCCCTGCCATCATCTTTGCAGCCCGCATCTGTGGTGCCGACAAAATCATGGCCATGGGCGGGGTTCAGGGTGTTGCATCGATGACCTTTGGCCTGTTTGGCTTGCCAGAGGCAAATATCATCGTTGGGCCCGGCAACCAGTTTGTTGCCGAGGCAAAACGGATTCTCTTTGGCCGCGTTGGTATCGACATGATCGCTGGACCGACCGACAGCCTGATCCTTGCCGATTCAACGGCCGACCCCATGATTGTGGCCACGGATCTGGTGTCGCAGGCCGAACATGGCTACAACTCTCCGGTATGGCTGGTAACAGATGACCGGCCACTGGCGGAAACAGTCATGGAACTGGTACCGACACTGATCGCCGACCTTCCCGAAACAAACCGTGAGAATGCAACCGCGGCATGGCGCGACTATGCGGAAGTGATCCTGTGTGCAGACCGCGAGGAAATGGCAGCCACTTCCGATGAATACGCACCTGAGCATTTGACGGTGCAGGCCCAGGACCTGGACTGGTGGCTGGACCGCCTGACATGCTATGGTTCGCTGTTCCTCGGAGAGGAGACAACCGTTTCCTATGGTGACAAGGCATCGGGCACCAACCACGTGCTGCCAACATCCGGCGCGGCCCGTTACACCGGGGGATTGTCGGTTCACAAATACATGAAGATTGTGACCTGGCAGAAATCCACGCGGGAAGGCGCAAAGCAGATCGCCGAAGCGACAGCCCGTATTTCGCGCCTTGAAGGAATGGAAGGTCACGCCCGCGCAGCCGATGTCAGGCTTGCAAAATATTTTCCGAATGAAGTTTTTGATCTGACCGCGAATGACTGACCCTATCAGCCTCTTTGATCTTTCCGGCAAGGTTGCATGTGTTACCGGTGCCAGCTCCGGCATCGGAATGCGCGCCGCCGATACATTGCTGGCGGCCGGCGCGCGGGTGGTCGGCGTGGCGCGTCGTGAGTCACGTCTGGCACAATGGCAGGCACAACATGGACATGATGCGGCCTTTGTCGTCGCGGATGTTGCCGACCGGGACCATCTGGACAGGTTGAAGACCGACATCAGCACACCGTTCGGTGCGCCGGATATCATTGTCCACGCGGCGGGGGTCAATTTGCGTCAACCAGCCGATGACGTGACAGCCGAGGGGTGGGATGCCACCATTGCGCTCAATCTATCGACACCTTTCTTTCTCAGTCAGGCGCTGGTGCCGCACATGCAGGCCAGAGGGTGGGGTCGAATTGTGAATTTTGCCTCTCTACAGACGTTTCGTGCCTTTCCCGGCGGCGTTGCCTATGGCGCCAGCAAAGGTGCCATCGCGCAGCTCACCCGCGCCATGGCCGAAGCCTGGTCGCAGCATGGCATCACCGCCAACGCCATCGGTCCCGGCTTCTTTCCCACTGAACTCACCGCCCCTGTATTCGCCGACAGCGAGCGCGCCGCACGCAATGCCGCGCAGACATGTATGAACAGGAATGGAGAGCTGAAAGATCTGGACGGGCCACTCTTGTTTCTGTGTTCCGATGCCTCGAGCTATGTGACGGGGCAGGTTCTGATGGTCGATGGGGGGTTCACGGCAAAATGAAGGCTCTTGTTTATGAAGGCCCGGAAAGTCTGGGATTCCGCGACGCTCCAGACCCGGTTCCACAGGATAACGAGGTGCTTGTCCGGGTCAGTGCCTGCGGCATCTGTGGATCCGACATGCATGCCTATCTTGGACATGACGAGCGCCGTCCGGCGCCCCTCATTCTGGGACATGAAGCAGCGGGCACCCTGTCCGGCGGCAGCCGTGACGGCGAGCGGGTGACCGTCAATCCGCTTGTCACATGCGGCAGCTGTGCCGATTGTATGGCCGGTCGCGACAATCTTTGTGCCAGCCGGCAGATCATTTCCATGCCGCCACGCCAGGGCGCATTTGCCGAATGGCTGACGATGCCCGAGACAAATATAGTCACGGTTCCCGATCATGTGCCTTTCGAAAAGGCGGCCCTGGCCGAACCACTGGCCTGCTGCTGGCACGCATCACGCCTTGCAACCACGCTTGTGGCGGCGCATGGAGCATCGGCGCTGGTTATTGGCGGTGGCACCATCGGTCTTGGCAGCGCTCTCAGCCTCGCCAATTTCGGTGTAGAGAACATTGTGATCCTCGAACCGACGGCAGATCGCCGGGCGATCATTGAACAGGCGGGACAACACCGGGCCCTTGACCCTGACAGGCTGGATCCAGACAGTCAGTTCGATATTGTCATTGATGCCGTTGGCTATGCCGCGAGCCGTGCTATGGCGTGCAAACATGCGCGCCCGGGCGGGATCATCGTCCATATCGGTCTCGGGGAAGCAAGTGGGGGGATCGACTCACGGCGGCTGACGTTGCAGGAAATCACCTTCATGGGCATCTATACCTATACATCGGAAGATTTCCGCAACACCGCGGCGGCCATCTTCAATGGTGATTTCGGCACATTGGACTGGGTGGAAATGCGTGACCTCAAGGATGGTGCCGCAGCTTTTTCCGATCTCAGAACCCACAGGGTGGCGTCGCCAAAAATTATCCTGACCCCATAGGCCCGGACGCCGGGTCACGGTAAGATCAAACGCACAGGAACCCGGGTTTCAATTCACGGGACATGTTACAGAGAGAGGCACATGCAAGAGGATATCAACAAGAGGATCGTCGATGACTTTGTCGCGAATGACGTATCCTTCATCACGACAGTACCGTGCAAACAATTGGCCGGGGTCATTGCCGAGATTGATGCGCGCAAGGAAATCCACCATATCCCATCAAACAAGGAAGATGAGGGCATGGGGCTTTGCGCCGGTGCGTTCATGGGGGGCAAGCGTCCTGCAATCATCATGCAGAACACGGCCATCGGCGTGACAATCAATACCTTGGCGACGCTCACGCAATATTACCGGATGCCGCTGCCGATGCTGATTTCCTATCGTGGTGAACTTGGCGAGCCTGTCGCGTGCCAGGTCGAGATGGCCGTTCACACAAAGGCCCTTCTGGCGCAGATGCACATCCCGACCTATCACTTCCATCAACGCAATGACGTTGAGGAGCTGGACAAGATTCTGAAATACACATTCATGTGCAACAAACCGGTCGCCATTCTGACAGACGCGTCCTTCTGGGGAGGATATTGAGATGATTCGTTCCGAGATATTGAAGGAAATCGCACCTATCCTTCGCGATCATCTGGTGGTGTGCAACATCGGCATTCCAAGCCAGGAACTGCATGCCATCGACGACCAGCCAAGCAATTTCTACATGCTGGGCACAATGGGGCTTGCGTCTTCGATTGGGTTGGGGCTTGCGCTGGCGCAGCCAAAGCCGGTCATCTCGATTGATGGTGACGGGTCGGTACTGACCAATCTGGGAACATTGCCGACCATCGCGAACAACCCGGCTGACAACTTCATCCTGCTGATCATCGACAATGGCTCTTATGGTTCGACCGGCGATCAGCCAACCTATGCTGGCCGCAAGACATCACTCGCCAAGGTCGCCGAGGCCTGTGGTTGCGAGACCGTGATCGAATGTGCCGCCGAGGACACAGGACGAGTGCTTCAGGACGCGCTGGATTCCGGCAAGATGACGATCATTGTCTGCAAATGTGAAAGCGGCAATGCCAAGATGCCGGTGATCACAATGGACCCGGTCGTCATTCGCGATCGCTTCATGACAAGCGTCAAGGCCTAGCGACCATCAGCTGACAGGTGGCCGGGCGCCCGTCCGGCCGCGCTTGCGCCGGTCATCATGGCCGGCTCAATCTCCATAGATCAGATTTGGCAGCCACAGGGCGATTTGCGGGAACAGGAAGATCAGGACAAGACCGATCACCTGAATCACCATGAACTGCATCATGCCAAGATAGATATCCTTCAGATCCCAGTCCGGCACGACGCCCTTCAGGAAATAGGCCGACAGCGCCACCGGCGGGCTGAGCCAGGCAGTCTGCAGATTCACCGCGACAAGAATGCCGAACCAGACAAGATTGACGTCAAGCTTGATCAGTACCGGTATCAGGAGCGGCACGATAATCAGTACGATCGGCACCCATTCCAACGGCCATCCCAGAAGGAAGATCATCGCCATCACCATGATCAGAATCAGGGTTGGTGACAGCTGCCATGCCAGCAGAAATTCGGTGATCATGGTCGGCGTGCCAAGCCGCGAGAACACCGCACCGAAGAAATTGGACGCCGCGACAAGGAACAGGATCAGTACGGAGATTTAAAGCGTCTTGATCAGCGCGTCATAGAACATTCGTGTTGTCAGCTTGCGGTAGGCGATGGTCAGCAACAGCGCCCCGAACGCGCCGCATCCGGCGCCCTCGGTCGGTGTGGCCCAGCCAAACAGAATTGATCCAAGGGCAAAGGCCACCAGCGCCGAGGGCGGCACCAACCCCATGAAGAATTCATGCCACAGATCGGAAAAGAAGAATCCCCCTGGCCGCGCTGTCCGAACCCAGCGTGACGCACCATACATGATGCCGGCCCAGACAAGCGGGACGATCAGCGAGGACAGGGGGAAGAGACCGGCCAGCGATCCTGACAATCCCATCACCATCAGGGTGAAGAGCATGATGATCGAACCAATGACCAGCACGGCCTCAAGCCAGTAATAGGGTGATGTTGGCGGCTGTTCCGCGTCAGTGAGTGTCGGTCCGAGGTCCGGGTTGAGCCAGCATCGGATCAGGGCGTAGGCGGCATAGAGACCGGCAAGCATAATGCCGGGGATGATCGCCGCCGCAAACAGATCGGTCACCGGGACTTCCAGAACAGGCCCCATCACAACCAGCATGATGGAGGGCGGGATCAGGATGCCGAGCGTACCGCCAGCGGTGATGGTGCCGGCGGCAAGCC from Alphaproteobacteria bacterium LSUCC0719 carries:
- the comE gene encoding sulfopyruvate decarboxylase subunit beta; this translates as MIRSEILKEIAPILRDHLVVCNIGIPSQELHAIDDQPSNFYMLGTMGLASSIGLGLALAQPKPVISIDGDGSVLTNLGTLPTIANNPADNFILLIIDNGSYGSTGDQPTYAGRKTSLAKVAEACGCETVIECAAEDTGRVLQDALDSGKMTIIVCKCESGNAKMPVITMDPVVIRDRFMTSVKA
- a CDS encoding zinc-binding dehydrogenase → MKALVYEGPESLGFRDAPDPVPQDNEVLVRVSACGICGSDMHAYLGHDERRPAPLILGHEAAGTLSGGSRDGERVTVNPLVTCGSCADCMAGRDNLCASRQIISMPPRQGAFAEWLTMPETNIVTVPDHVPFEKAALAEPLACCWHASRLATTLVAAHGASALVIGGGTIGLGSALSLANFGVENIVILEPTADRRAIIEQAGQHRALDPDRLDPDSQFDIVIDAVGYAASRAMACKHARPGGIIVHIGLGEASGGIDSRRLTLQEITFMGIYTYTSEDFRNTAAAIFNGDFGTLDWVEMRDLKDGAAAFSDLRTHRVASPKIILTP
- the comD gene encoding sulfopyruvate decarboxylase subunit alpha yields the protein MQEDINKRIVDDFVANDVSFITTVPCKQLAGVIAEIDARKEIHHIPSNKEDEGMGLCAGAFMGGKRPAIIMQNTAIGVTINTLATLTQYYRMPLPMLISYRGELGEPVACQVEMAVHTKALLAQMHIPTYHFHQRNDVEELDKILKYTFMCNKPVAILTDASFWGGY
- the hisD gene encoding histidinol dehydrogenase — encoded protein: MTRIYLKESHRTSTTDASDVTATVQKILSDIEAGGDATALEYAAKFDKYDGNILLTEDEIEAACKLVPEKLKDDIRFAHDNVRRFAEQQKKTIADIEYEIVPGLVAGQRAIPVNAAGCYIPGGRYSHIASAVMTVTTAKVAGCKSIIACSPPRPGVGIAPAIIFAARICGADKIMAMGGVQGVASMTFGLFGLPEANIIVGPGNQFVAEAKRILFGRVGIDMIAGPTDSLILADSTADPMIVATDLVSQAEHGYNSPVWLVTDDRPLAETVMELVPTLIADLPETNRENATAAWRDYAEVILCADREEMAATSDEYAPEHLTVQAQDLDWWLDRLTCYGSLFLGEETTVSYGDKASGTNHVLPTSGAARYTGGLSVHKYMKIVTWQKSTREGAKQIAEATARISRLEGMEGHARAADVRLAKYFPNEVFDLTAND
- a CDS encoding TRAP transporter large permease; this encodes MLWNTLNQTVELGWDFYLPVILFVGLIALAIPVWAAIGVAAITMLLMSGDLPLSLVGESLFDGIDAFALTAVPLFILTGDVLVRAGLSRKFLDVAEALTCWAKGGFGSATVLVCGMFSAISGSDAAGAAAVGRMTIERLVESGYSRPYACALVAAGACTGILIPPSIAYIVIGLVLGISASTLFLAAVIPGLAILTAILVTNIIMNRIHAYEQGGLITFSEWFARLSASVKSGWYAFIVPGIIFYGIFSGRLTPTEAGATAVIVTIIIGFILGTLKLSDFPAMLVSSAKVNGVILPIIAFSLPLAQALAIMGVPQGFVGAATSLTDDPYMLILLMIGILIAAGCVMETTPNIVILAPILKPLADNIGMNEIQFCVMMITALGVGFITPPLGLNLFVVSGITGQSILGIAARAVPFVLCMLVVVLLIAFVPAISTSLLPEIYQ
- a CDS encoding SDR family NAD(P)-dependent oxidoreductase, with translation MTDPISLFDLSGKVACVTGASSGIGMRAADTLLAAGARVVGVARRESRLAQWQAQHGHDAAFVVADVADRDHLDRLKTDISTPFGAPDIIVHAAGVNLRQPADDVTAEGWDATIALNLSTPFFLSQALVPHMQARGWGRIVNFASLQTFRAFPGGVAYGASKGAIAQLTRAMAEAWSQHGITANAIGPGFFPTELTAPVFADSERAARNAAQTCMNRNGELKDLDGPLLFLCSDASSYVTGQVLMVDGGFTAK